A region from the Nitrososphaerales archaeon genome encodes:
- a CDS encoding ParA family protein, whose product MPTVISVANEKGGVGKTDLSVNLSSSIAKEGRKVLLIDLDPQANATRYLLKEDSELSSADLLIDSLTSIYDLATETDVNGLSLIPASKALSAAQLRLAGDADMQFRLKRKLRYLTNHFELIFIDTPPSLGILTINALTASGFVIVPLQAQYLALYGISDLMETIQKLKQEINPDLQILGIVLTMYDKRTRISREVEAFARERFDGKLFAARIPLCVKVAESPSHHEPVISYAPKSSVSESYTMLAKEVLQCLQDCETTLCKEI is encoded by the coding sequence ATGCCTACCGTAATTTCGGTAGCAAATGAGAAGGGAGGAGTGGGAAAGACAGACCTGTCAGTAAACCTGTCCTCATCGATAGCAAAGGAGGGCAGGAAGGTATTGCTAATAGACCTTGATCCACAGGCAAATGCAACAAGGTACCTGTTAAAGGAAGATAGTGAACTCAGCTCTGCAGACCTGCTCATTGATTCACTGACAAGCATCTACGATCTGGCTACAGAGACCGATGTAAACGGCCTAAGTCTGATACCGGCAAGTAAGGCTCTGAGTGCGGCACAGTTGCGCCTTGCTGGCGATGCCGACATGCAGTTCAGGTTGAAGCGCAAGCTAAGGTATCTTACGAACCATTTCGAACTGATCTTCATAGATACACCACCGTCGCTAGGCATTCTCACCATTAACGCTTTAACCGCATCTGGCTTTGTGATAGTGCCATTGCAGGCGCAGTACCTTGCACTTTATGGAATAAGTGATTTGATGGAGACGATTCAAAAACTTAAACAAGAGATCAATCCGGATTTGCAGATATTGGGAATAGTGCTTACCATGTATGACAAGAGAACAAGGATATCAAGGGAGGTTGAAGCCTTCGCTAGGGAGAGGTTTGATGGCAAGTTATTTGCAGCAAGGATACCTTTATGTGTAAAGGTAGCTGAATCACCAAGCCATCACGAGCCAGTAATATCCTATGCACCAAAGAGTTCTGTATCTGAATCCTACACAATGCTAGCCAAGGAGGTTCTGCAATGCCTTCAAGATTGCGAGACAACCCTTTGCAAAGAAATTTAG